Genomic DNA from Vagococcus luciliae:
TTGTGTAACCAGGGATATTAACTTCCTCTATGTCTACTCCAATACGTTTCAATGGTGTGCCATGCCATGTTTGGATATAGATTGTCTGGTTATCCTTACTTAACCATAATGGTGTTCTTGTATTGATTACCCAAAATTTTGCTCGTGGCATAACAAAAAACCAGTGCAAAGAAAAACGTGAGATGTAAGGAACCTTTTTTTTCATAAAGGTTTCCTCATATCCACGCGTTACTCCCCACACTAGTTCAAGTGTTGCGTCTTCTTTTTTTAAATAATCATAAACGGCTTTAGGATTATCACTAAACTGCTTACCATGAAAACTTTCAAAGTAGACCAGATTTTTTTTTGGCAATTTGCCCAATAGTTTAAACCATATTGAAATCACTGTTTCTATTATTTTTTTCATGGTAATCTCCTTTTACATAAAGTCCATAAATCGTGCTCTAAATTTCATATGAATATGCGACCCTAAAATAAGTAATACCCCAACAACTAACCAGAAAAAGATTGTTTGGACACCTTTTTCCCAGAACCAACGACCATATAATAATGAGTCTCTAAATCCATCAATAATATAATAAATAGGATTTAATTCTAACAATCTCGTCATCCATGCATGTTTTGTTCCGGCAAAAATACGCTGAAACTCCCAAATAGGACCAGATAAATAAAATAACAAACGCAAAATTGATTGAAGCATAATATGATAATCTCTTACCAATACGGAAATAGTCGAATTCAAAATACCAAACGCAAATAAAAATGCCAGCATGCAAAATAGATAATAAAAATACTGAATCCAATAAATGTTAGGATAAATCCCCACAGCAAACATCGAAGTAAGTAAAATTAACATCATCCAACGATAACTTTTAAAGTTACTTGCCATATTAACAGTTGGTAAAATACTGACTGGAAACTTCATTTTTGAGACCATTCCTATTTGCTTATAGATACTATTGGATTCTCCTAATATTGAGCTATTGATAAAGAACCAAGCGATAATCCCAACAAGCATCCAAATAATATATGGTATGCCATCAATATCCTTTCGCTTCATTCCAAGCCCAAAAACTAGATAATAAATACCTATTTGAATGGCTGGATTTAACACTTGCCACAATAATCCGAGATAGTGACTTTGATAAGTGGCTTTTTCTTCATATTTAGAAATACGACGAATAATCCCAAAATTTTTAAATTGTTCTGTAATTACGGTCCTTACGTCATTCACGTTTTTGCTCTCCTTACTGTTTACTTTGTTTTAAATGCCACATTAATCCTTTCGTGACAAACAAAGGTACTTGAAAAATACGATTTAAGCGTTTCGGGTTACTTACTGAGCGATACAACCATTCTAAATTTGTTTTAATAAATACTTCAGGTGCTCGCTTTACCGTTCCACTATAAACATCAAAACTTCCTCCAACGGTCTGAAAGACAGTCGCATTTAATTGTGGCATATAGCGTTGTAACCACTCTTCTTGTTTAGGTGAGCCAAGAGCAACAAATAACACATCTGAATGTGCTTTATTTATCATATCAATTACTTCACCACTACTTTTTTTCTGATAACCATCCAGCCACCCAGCAACGACAACTCCAGGATAGTCTATTTGAATATTTCTAGCAGCTTGTGCCACAACAGCTGGTTTAGCACCATATAAAAAGATTGATTTTTTATTTGCTGCACAAAATTCTAACACACTTGCCATCACATCAATACCAGCAACTCGCTCTTTAATACTTCCTTTTGTCCATTTCGACATCTTAACTACACCAATACCATCAGCAAAGCGATGGGTCGCATGCTCAATAAATGATTTCACACATCTATTTTTTTCAGACATTAAAATAATTTGAGGGTTAATACTGGCTAACACCATTTTTTGATGATGGTCAAAATACCAAGACATATCACGTTCAATATCTGACATTTTTAACTGATCAACTGGTGTATCTAAAATATACTCTACCTTTTTTGTCATTTTTCTCCATCCATTACCTTTTTGATCTCTCCTACTACCCGACTTGTTGCCTTACCGTCATTATAAGTATTCCATAATTGATTAAACCTTTGATTATCTATTTGTTGATTACTATTTAACTGCTCTAATAATTCTGTTAGTGTATAAACAACTTTTTGTGGAAAATCCTGTTTTATCCCTTTTTGTATGCCAGTTATTTCTTCATAAATAACTTCATCAGGCCAATACATAATTAATTGTTTATCTGGATTAGCAACAGTAAAGTCAAATGCCACTGAAGAATAATCTGTTATCAGTACATCTGCTTGTTTAATATAGTCATCTGCAGATTGATTCGATACAATCCACTCAACATTATCCATTATCATCTCTTGTGTCAATTTAACATGTGGATGTAATTTAACTTGCAAGAGATCATGTTCATTTAAATGCTTGGACACACATTCTATATCTAGCAACCACTTTTCCAATGGAATTCTGTCACGATAAGTTGGTAAATATAAAATATGCCGCTTATCTTTCTGCTTATTTTTCTTTGTTCCGTTCACTAAATAATCTGTACGAGAAAAGCCAGTCAAAAGAATTTGTTCATTAGAAAAACCGTAACTTCGTTTAAAGACCTCACCCATTTTTTTGGATGCTACAAAAACATAATCAAACGCATTATAAACACGTTTAAATCGCTCTTTATCTTTTTTTGAGCGTTTCATTGCTGCTTTATCTTCTAAACCAAATTGTTTGATTGCCCCAGTAGCATGCCATAATTGGTACACCGTTTGCGTTTCTTTAAACATGATGTCACCTAAACATGCAAAATAATTATCTGCTACAATGACCTTACTTATGGATAATTGCTTTATAGCATTAATTAACCCATTAATAGTGTCTAAGCAATAAATGGATACACCATTTTTCTCTAATATTTTAGCTTCATCTTTACAACTTTTACTATACAACACAACGATTGGGTAATGTTGTTGGATTGCTTCAATTAGGCCTTGGTCATTATTAGGGAAGCTCATTAAATAGCATACTTGTTCCACTATATCATTTTGTCGATTACTATTAGATAACAGGCGTATAAACCAACTGTATATTTCTTTAATCGAACTAATCAATAAACGTTTCATAAAGTTGTTCCGCTGAAATATCTCGTGCTAATTGTTTCTCGACTTGAGGTGTTTCTTTTTCTGCAAAATATGATTTAAAAGAGCGTCCTCTAACATTAATTGTACCAAATACTACAATTCCTACAATCATAAATAACAAAACGACTTTAGTTAACAGTGACATTGTCCCAATAGCAGGACCTCTTAAAGCAGATTTACCATGTCCACGTTCAGATGCTATTTTTTTTAGATCATCCGCACTAAAGTTTTTTTGCTTTTCTTTATAGTCATCTTGATACTCTTTTTTTTCTTGTTCTGATAACGTTCTAAACCACTTTATAAATTTATTATAATTGGCAACAACTTCATCTGTATCCCCGTATTCACGTAATTCACCATAATGAATCCAAGCGACTTTATCACACAGTTTCTTTACTTGGTTTAAAGAGTGTGATACAAAGAAGATTGTTTTTCCTTCTGCTTTAAATTGTAAAATACGATCTACACATTTTTGATAAAATGTATCATCTCCGACTGACAAGGCTTCATCAATAATTAATACATCTGGATTATTATGAACAGCAATCGCAAAACCTAATCTTGAACGCATCCCACTAGAATAATTTTTTACCGGCTGATTCACAAAATCCCCTATGTCAGCAAATTCTGTAATATCTGGTAAAATTGCATCAACTTCTTCATTCGTTAAACCTTGCATCAAACACTTTAAACGAATATTTTCAAGACCTGTTAATTGTGGTTTCAACCCAGCGCCAATGGCAATAATGGATGTTTCCCCTTTGATTGTCATTTGCCCAGTTGTTTGAGGAATGATTCCTGCTAGTATATTTGATAGCGTAGATTTACCAGAACCATTAATTCCAATCAATCCCACTGCTTCACCCGGATAAACTTTTAAATCAATCCCTCTAAGTCCCCAAAAATGAGGCACACTTTTCTCTGAAAATTTAAATAATGCTTTGATTTTGTCTGATTTTTTTTTATACAAATCATATTCTTTGGTAATCATCGTTAATTCTACTTTTGGATTTTCTTTTTGATTCACGTTGACCCATCCTATTCTTTTTCAGTTCATTAAAACTACACCATTTTACACTATTATAAGTATTTTATCAAAATTTCATTCTAAACTTAACCCATTCTTCATTAATTTAAAAAAGAGTCTAAGGGAAACTCCCCCTAAACTCTTAATAATCATCTATTGCATACCCATCTTGTGGATAAGTTCTTGGATCAACAATGCTATCTGTTTCAAATTTATAGCCTTCTTCGTCTCGATTATCTGTTGATTCTAAATTAAGTGACAAACGTAATTTATGCGAGATATAATCGACACTATCTTTATGTAGACCAACCATACTTTGATCACCATATGTGTAACTCATCCAAGAAAAAACATATGAATCGAATTTATAATCTTTTGTTAAACCAGATTGCGCCACTGACAAAATACGATTAGGTGGCATGTCTGTTGTAATATGTCCATCCAATGCATTTAAAATACTTTTATATTTTGC
This window encodes:
- a CDS encoding ABC transporter permease yields the protein MNDVRTVITEQFKNFGIIRRISKYEEKATYQSHYLGLLWQVLNPAIQIGIYYLVFGLGMKRKDIDGIPYIIWMLVGIIAWFFINSSILGESNSIYKQIGMVSKMKFPVSILPTVNMASNFKSYRWMMLILLTSMFAVGIYPNIYWIQYFYYLFCMLAFLFAFGILNSTISVLVRDYHIMLQSILRLLFYLSGPIWEFQRIFAGTKHAWMTRLLELNPIYYIIDGFRDSLLYGRWFWEKGVQTIFFWLVVGVLLILGSHIHMKFRARFMDFM
- a CDS encoding WecB/TagA/CpsF family glycosyltransferase, encoding MTKKVEYILDTPVDQLKMSDIERDMSWYFDHHQKMVLASINPQIILMSEKNRCVKSFIEHATHRFADGIGVVKMSKWTKGSIKERVAGIDVMASVLEFCAANKKSIFLYGAKPAVVAQAARNIQIDYPGVVVAGWLDGYQKKSSGEVIDMINKAHSDVLFVALGSPKQEEWLQRYMPQLNATVFQTVGGSFDVYSGTVKRAPEVFIKTNLEWLYRSVSNPKRLNRIFQVPLFVTKGLMWHLKQSKQ
- a CDS encoding CDP-glycerol glycerophosphotransferase family protein; translation: MKRLLISSIKEIYSWFIRLLSNSNRQNDIVEQVCYLMSFPNNDQGLIEAIQQHYPIVVLYSKSCKDEAKILEKNGVSIYCLDTINGLINAIKQLSISKVIVADNYFACLGDIMFKETQTVYQLWHATGAIKQFGLEDKAAMKRSKKDKERFKRVYNAFDYVFVASKKMGEVFKRSYGFSNEQILLTGFSRTDYLVNGTKKNKQKDKRHILYLPTYRDRIPLEKWLLDIECVSKHLNEHDLLQVKLHPHVKLTQEMIMDNVEWIVSNQSADDYIKQADVLITDYSSVAFDFTVANPDKQLIMYWPDEVIYEEITGIQKGIKQDFPQKVVYTLTELLEQLNSNQQIDNQRFNQLWNTYNDGKATSRVVGEIKKVMDGEK
- a CDS encoding ABC transporter ATP-binding protein; translated protein: MITKEYDLYKKKSDKIKALFKFSEKSVPHFWGLRGIDLKVYPGEAVGLIGINGSGKSTLSNILAGIIPQTTGQMTIKGETSIIAIGAGLKPQLTGLENIRLKCLMQGLTNEEVDAILPDITEFADIGDFVNQPVKNYSSGMRSRLGFAIAVHNNPDVLIIDEALSVGDDTFYQKCVDRILQFKAEGKTIFFVSHSLNQVKKLCDKVAWIHYGELREYGDTDEVVANYNKFIKWFRTLSEQEKKEYQDDYKEKQKNFSADDLKKIASERGHGKSALRGPAIGTMSLLTKVVLLFMIVGIVVFGTINVRGRSFKSYFAEKETPQVEKQLARDISAEQLYETFID